In Thunnus maccoyii chromosome 11, fThuMac1.1, whole genome shotgun sequence, one genomic interval encodes:
- the si:ch73-390b10.2 gene encoding Golgi pH regulator yields MSFLVDSVIMFTSQVLFFGFGWLFFMRQLFKDYEVRQYVVQVVFSVTFAFSCTMFELIIFEILGALSSSSRYFHWKLNLYVILLVLIFVVPFYIGYFVVSNIRLLQRQRLLFACMVWFTFMYFFWKLGDPFPILSPKHGILSIEQLISRVGVIGVTLMALLSGFGAVNCPYTYMSYFLRNVTESDILALERRLLQTMDMIVSKKKRIAMTRRQMYQRGEDQNKQTGFWGMIKSVTSTQTGSENLSLIQQEVDALEELSRQLFLETVDLQATKERIEYSKTFQGKYFNFLGYFFSIYCVWKIFMATINIVFDRVGKTDPVTRGIEITVNYLGIQFDVKFWSQHISFILVGIIIVTSIRGLLITLTKFFYAISSSKSSNVIVLVLAQIMGMYFVSSVLLMRMSMPLEYRSIVSEVLGELQFNFYHRWFDVIFLVSALSSILFLYLAHKQSPEKHMAL; encoded by the exons ATGTCGTTTCTGGTGGACTCAGTCATCATGTTCACCTCTCAG GTGCTGTTCTTTGGATTTGGATGGTTATTCTTTATGCGGCAACTTTTCAAAGACTATGAG GTGCGTCAGTACGTTGTTCAGGTGGTTTTCTCGGTCACCTTCGCTTTTTCATGTACCATGTTTGAGCTCATCATCTTTGAGATTCTGGGTGCCTTAAGTAGTAg TTCCAGGTATTTCCACTGGAAGCTGAATTTGTATGTGATTCTGCTAGTTCTCATCTTCGTGGTGCCTTTCTACATCGGTTACTTTGTTGTCAGCAATATACGCCTGC tgcagAGACAGAGGCTCCTTTTTGCCTGTATGGTGTGGTTTACCTTCATGTATTTCTTCTGGAAGTTGGGGGACCCATTTCCTATCCTCAGTCCAAAACACG GCATCCTGTCCATTGAGCAGCTAATCAGTCGTGTTGGTGTGATAGGAGTCACTCTCATGGCTCTGCTGTCTGGCTTTGGTGCTGTCAACTGTCCCTACACGTATATGTCTTATTTTCTCAG AAATGTAACAGAAAGTGACATCCTGGCTTTGGAGAGACGGCTGCTCCAAACTATGGACATGATTGTCAGCAAGAAGAAACG AATTGCAATGACACGGAGGCAGATGTACCAACGTGGGGAagaccagaacaaacagacaggATTCTGGGGCATGATCAAGAGTGTTACCTCCACACAAACAGGCAGCGAAA ACCTCTCTCTGATCCAGCAGGAGGTCGATGCTTTAGAGGAGCTGAGTCGACAACTCTTTCTTGAGACTGTGGACCTGCAAGCCACTAAG GAGCGAATTGAGTACTCAAAGACATTCCAGGGGAAATACTTCAACTTCCTCGGCTACTTCTTTTCCATCTATTGTGTTTGGAAAATCTTCATG GCCACTATAAACATTGTGTTTGATCGGGTTGGAAAGACGGATCCAGTGACGAGGGGGATCGAAATTACAGTGAACTACTTGGGCATCCAGTTTGAT GTAAAGTTTTGGTCCCAACACATCTCCTTCATCTTGGTGGGAATAATAATCGTTACGTCCATACGAGGCCTACTCATCACCCTCACGAAG TTCTTCTACGCGATATCGAGCAGCAAGTCTTCCAATGTTATCGTGCTTGTCCTCGCTCAGATTATG GGGATGTATTTTGTGTCATCGGTACTGCTGATGCGAATGAGTATGCCGCTGGAATATCGCTCCATTGTGTCAGAGGTGCTGGGAGAGCTGCAGTTCAACTTCTACCACCGCTGGTTTGATGTCATCTTCCTGGTCAGCGCCCTGTCAAGCATCCTCTTCCTCTATCTTGCACACAAGCAGTCACCAGAGAAACACATGGCCCTCTGA